In Sphingobacterium sp. R2, the genomic stretch GAAAATTTAGATGCCAGGTCATCTTCAATTTTCTGAAGTTGAAAAGACATCGGAGCCTTATCCTTTGCAGCCTTTTTCTTACCACCTTTTTGTAGTTCACGAACCAGTTCCTCGGCTTTACGAACAGATAAACCTTGATCTATAATCAGCTTAAAGATATACAGCTGCTTATCAACTTCAGGAATATTAATCAATGCGCGAGCATGTCCCATGGTCAATGCACCATCACGTATTGCCGCTTGAATGACAGGCGGAAGTTTCAATAAACGAAGATAATTTGTAACAGTAGAACGGTTTTTACTCACACGCTCTCCCAGCTCTTCCTGCTTTAAATTACACTCCTCAATCATGCGCTGAAAACTCAAGGCGACTTCAATCGCATTTAGATTCTCCCGCTGGATATTTTCTATCAAGGCCATTTCCAGCATCTGCTGGTCATTAGCTGTACGGATATATGCTGGAATTTCGGTAATGCCAGCCAAACGAGAGGCACGGAGACGACGCTCGCCAGAAATCAATTGATAATTACCATCCGAAATTTTACGTACGGTGATGGGTTGAATTAAACCCTGTAGACGAATAGATTCCGACAGTTCCTGTAAGGCAACCGGGTCAAATTCTGTTCTCGGTTGAAAAGGATTGACAGCTATTTCCTCTACACGGACATGGCTAATACTGCCATTCTCTTTCGTTGTCTTTACAGCAGTGGTTGTTACTTGAGGAGCCTCTTCCACTTGCTGATTACTTTTAGCAGGAACTTCTACACTATCGTTTAATAGCGCACCTAAACCTCTTCCCAGTCCTGTTTTACGCTGATGTGCTGCCATATTATGCGGTTACTGTTTTATTCATTTCACTAAAATGCCCGTTTTTCTGTAAGATCTCACGCGCCAAATTCAAATAATTGATT encodes the following:
- a CDS encoding ParB/RepB/Spo0J family partition protein produces the protein MAAHQRKTGLGRGLGALLNDSVEVPAKSNQQVEEAPQVTTTAVKTTKENGSISHVRVEEIAVNPFQPRTEFDPVALQELSESIRLQGLIQPITVRKISDGNYQLISGERRLRASRLAGITEIPAYIRTANDQQMLEMALIENIQRENLNAIEVALSFQRMIEECNLKQEELGERVSKNRSTVTNYLRLLKLPPVIQAAIRDGALTMGHARALINIPEVDKQLYIFKLIIDQGLSVRKAEELVRELQKGGKKKAAKDKAPMSFQLQKIEDDLASKFSSRVKLNLKSTKGKGAIEIPFESEDDLSRILELLDW